From the genome of Salvia splendens isolate huo1 chromosome 7, SspV2, whole genome shotgun sequence:
ttgtttgtttctcttttatagaaacatccttgaatttttatgtttcactttcgatgtgggacaaaatcattcttggttatttctcttttatagagacatccatgaatgttttatgtttcactttcgatgtgggacaaaatcattcttggttatttcttttttatagagatatccatgaatgttttatgtttcactttcgatgtgagacaaaatcattcttggttgtttctcttttatagagacatcattgaatgttttatctttcactttcgatgtgggacaaaataatctttggttgttttatgttttatagATACATCCAACACTTTTGCCTTTCTTAGGATCATCATTTATCACGTCCAACACTCTTATTTTatagaatattattttattttctaacagCCTCAAAATTCTTACcatcaaatatattttttaattaaaaatattggatgatttttaataaaacaatttagCAATCGCACGCGGtgtgagtttatttgtaatcaAGGACGAAAAATTAGTTGATTTTTATGGGATTTTTTTATAAAGGTgccaaaaataaattactaatttCTCTTGAAttaatctattttcaataattttttaatcacaAATGAACTCCTCTATGCTTTTTCTATGAATTATACTTTATCTATtctattagaaatgaaacatttcttaaaatgtaaaatatcatcgtctttatttttccttttttttactttattctcttttcacttaatttaaataaatatatatgaattctatgccaaaaaacaaatatttgtaAATTAATAGGATGGAGAAAGCATATGCTTTTCTAAGTAAGAGATAACCAGATTTAATTCTTCTTAGCTCCAACAAAATCTATATTGGTTACAACAATGAACTACAAAAAATAAGTCTTGCTatgtcaaaataattaaatcaagaTGGActttaagataaaataaatgaaatagaattaagataaaGATTTAGTAGTGTTGCTtgattagtaaaataagaataagaataaaataaattaattgtgtgATGGACTAGATTGTTCTATAAACTAAATGTGAAATGATATTTTGTCTTTATAATGAACTCATATAATTTCATGTGTTTTAATGTTTAATTGTACGAAATCATTGACTAATCCATTTCACAATTTCTCCAAGCCAAACATGCTTAACTTTAGAATTCTTATAAGATGGACGCCAACAAATTAAAGAAGATGCATTTCTCTCAGAAAGATTTTGTCCCatatcgaaagtgaaacataaaatattcaaggatgtctctataaaagaaaaataaccaagaatgattttgtctcacatcgaaagtgaaacataaaacattcaaggatgtctctacaaaagagaaacaattaagaatgattttgtcccatatcgaaagtgaaacataaaacattcaaggatgtctctataaaagagaaacaaccaagaatgattttatcccacatcgaaagtgaaacataaaacattcaaggatgtttttataaaagagaaacaaccaagaatgaatTCATATATATGGGttaagagacgcatgagggagatgcgtctctccctaagacgcatgatggttgtgcgtcgttaaaaagacgcatgacccttatgcgtctcccttaaagacgcatctccgtcatgcgtttcattaaaaaaaagtccagtacactcacggaatctaagttttattttagaacaataaaagaaaaaaccccCTCTACCTCCCCTCCAAATCCCCCCACCAAATCCTCCCCCAAATCCCCACGCTCGCCGCGGAAGAACATATTCTCCCCCGCCACAGATCCAGAGACGACGTCGACCCCTTCGCCGCCGCAATCGAACACACCACAAAACAAACCACCGCCGCCGACAGAAGAGGGAGTAAGtaatttattaataatgatagtaatttattaataataattaagaatataatCAGGGAGTAAGTAATCATACTTAACTTAACGGCTTTAATTTGTCAAAATCGAGTTAAAAACGTTGActgtttaaaaattgacggaactgTTAGCTTAGAATCATCAATTGTGATCCGAATTGAAATGTTTGagataaaaaattcaaaaaataatgtcTAAAATGGACATATGTTCATGACCAATTTTGGTCTTTACTCTTAAATTTATtgcatttaaaattttaatgaaacTAGTTATGCAACTTTTTATataaatagttttaattaagtaattataattatatatgaaataataaaaattttggtCTATCTTGTTGGGAGGTAAaaattttgaaagaaaaaataCGAATAATAAAGAGATCACAGGTTGGACTATGGAGTTAGTCTACGTTTTGTATCCAATATTTGCTACCTCTTCATCTCTGTGAAACGGTGGCAATCCAATGTGGAGTTGCAGTAAATATTCTTTTCCCAATTAAATTGAAGGTCAACAAAATTCATATATTTGTATAAATACATGTATGTTTAGTTGGGCATAATCATTCACATAGTCGGCAGTGAAGCTGAGAAAACGTAGTTTGCTTCTGCTTCAAACTCAGATTCCGTTTGTGAGATTTGATTTCctttaatttttgtatataatgGCATGATATTTCCAGATTGTGCATTTGATGGTGCTCAATGTTCATCACTAATTATCATGTTTCACTTTCAGGAGAACAAATTGAAGAACGCGTAGTTGTTCTGTGACATTCTCTCAAGTGAGTTCTAATGTTTATTGCTTAGATTATGTGAAATTAATGAATTTTCATTTCAACCAGAATTAGCATAAATGTATTGCAAATTCATACCTGAATTTTGCGATGTTGCAGGGGGAAATGGTTGAATTTGGGAAGAAGTTGAAGGAAAGACAAATTGAAGAATGGAGAGGGTATGTGTATGATTCAATTCAGATTCAGTCTTCTCTCAAAAGTTAATAATTATTGGTTTACTGAAGTGATAGATATGCTTCACAAAGATTGGTATAAACCCTTACAATAACTTTAGATGTATGCTATAGctgtctaagttagtgaacatGTATCCAGGAGAGGAGAACATGTACATAATTATTTCTATCATTACCTTCACTTATCTTTACTCTGAAAAGATTTACTTTTTGTGAAATTTAGATATTACATCAACTACAAATTAATGAAGAAAAAGGTAAAGCAGTACGCAAATCAAATTGAAGCTGGGGCACTGGAACGGCGCCATGttctcaaggatttctccaGAATGCTGGATAATCAGGTAAGTAGTAAATATTCGACGGTTCGTCAAACTCTTTTCGTTTTTGactgtatatatatgtattctGTCAACATGGTATGAGCTAGATAATGTTAATTGAAATGATACCAGTTTGTAGACAGAAGTATTGGATCATAATGCAAATACAATATTTCTGATAAGGTTAAAATGAAAATCTGCAGTTACATGGAAATTATTATGGTTTACGGTTTATGTGTTTTCTGAAATATTGAATACGGATAATCTATCTCTCTCAAATGCCATCTTTGTTTGTGCTGTAGGTTTATTGTGATCTCTAATAACTTCAGAAGTTCAGATCTAATGAAGTAAACAATTTTTAACAAATATGCTGGAGTAGAGGACTTCTGACATTTTGTTTGTAGACATTTGTATTCTTATGAATGATTATTTTCATGCTCGCCACAGTAAGCTTAAGAGATTTGTTTGCACAACTTTTGCAATGTAGTTTATATATTGCCTTTCTGTCACTGCAGATAGAAAAAATTGTTCTCTTTATGCTGGAACAACAAGGCCTACTCGCTAGCAGGATTGCCCAGCTGAATGAACAACAAGAGGCTATTCTAGAACAACCTGACATATCAAAAATATCTGAGCTACGAGAAGCTTACAGGGAAGTTGGGAAGGATCTCCTAAAGCTCCTTCTTTTTGTTGAAATTAATGCCATCGGTCTAAGGAAGATCCTTAAGAAGTTTGATAAGCGATTTGGATACAAATTCACAGATTACTACGTCAAAACTCGTGCTAATCATCCTTATTCCCAGCTTCAGCAAGTATTCAAGCATGTGGTAAGATTAAATGGAAATGGATCTCATTGCTTCTGTTTTGTTGCCCTTTTTTAATGTACCTAGAGATAATCTGCAAATATTTGTTTCCTCAGCTTTACTGAAGCTATCACAACATCAATAATGAGGCCAACTAGTGATGCCAAAACTAAGAAAATGTAATTTGAACATAACATGATCAGCATTGCTGGTGACTGTAGGGTTTGGGTGCCGTGGTTGGAGCTATATCTCGCAATCTTGCTGATCTTCAGGACCGCCAGGGAAGCTACTTATCGATTTATGATCAGCCTGCACTCCCACTCCAGGTATACATGTGTTCTTATTCTTatagttttctttgtttttgtgATAGATTACTGCTTGAGAATTTATTCTTTATGATTTTTATGGTTCGGCAGGAGCCTGTTGTTGACTCACTACAATCAGCTGTTGACAGATTAACCCATTCAACAAATTTCCTTGAGTTTTTGGGCCAACATGCACTTATCATGCACGACGAGTTGCCTTCTGTTGTAGAAGAGCATATTGACAATCAGAGATACCATTTCATGTCGCTAATTCTGAACTTGGCAAACACCTTTCTTTATATGGTCAACACATATATTATTGTTCCCACCGCAGATGACTACTCTACAAGCCTTGGTGCAGCTCCAACAGTCTGTGGTATCGTAATTGGGGCAATGGCAGTTGCACAGATATTTTCTTCTGTGTACTTCAGTGCTTGGTCTAACAAGTCATACTTCAGACCTTTGGTCTTTAGCAGCATAGTTCTCCTTATTGGAAACGCTATGTATGCATTGGCTTATGACTCCAAGTCATTAACACTACTTTTGCTTGGTCGTGTATTTTGCGGGTAGGTAACTGATTGGTATCCCTGTGTCTCTGTGtctattcttattttactctttaTTGATCGGTCTCCTTGCATACTTGTATGGTTTATGTGTATAGCATTTGCATGCCAGCATGCCTGTGTGGTTTGTTTAATAtctctttccttttatttttataatgagTTAATTGCTGAATGTTTATTGTCTACATCTTAGGTGCTTTTGCTATATCTTGATTAGTGCTGCTGATTCCTAGTCAAAGTCCAAAATCATGTAGATTAAGGAATAGATTTTCCAGATGAGGGACAACAATGCCGTGTGAAAAACTAaggaatttaaaattgaagGATTTGAAAGAAATAGATTTCAAGTCTGTCCTTATAGTGgaatcccccccccccccaatagGCAAAAGATCATTCAAATCAAGAGGGTGAATTTCATATTAAATAACCTGTTGATTTGTAACGGATCATCAAATCCTTCAGCCTAAAACAACCTA
Proteins encoded in this window:
- the LOC121811075 gene encoding SPX domain-containing membrane protein At4g22990-like — its product is MVEFGKKLKERQIEEWRGYYINYKLMKKKVKQYANQIEAGALERRHVLKDFSRMLDNQIEKIVLFMLEQQGLLASRIAQLNEQQEAILEQPDISKISELREAYREVGKDLLKLLLFVEINAIGLRKILKKFDKRFGYKFTDYYVKTRANHPYSQLQQVFKHVGLGAVVGAISRNLADLQDRQGSYLSIYDQPALPLQEPVVDSLQSAVDRLTHSTNFLEFLGQHALIMHDELPSVVEEHIDNQRYHFMSLILNLANTFLYMVNTYIIVPTADDYSTSLGAAPTVCGIVIGAMAVAQIFSSVYFSAWSNKSYFRPLVFSSIVLLIGNAMYALAYDSKSLTLLLLGRVFCGLGSARAVNRRYISDCVPLKIRMQASAGFVSASALGMACGPAFAGLLQTNFRIFDITFNQVTLPGWVMTIAWACYLVLLSISFIEPACEIEVDDAPEKSSAAKNDKLEKGLAQPLLMSTEHEQDDDGDQECDASEEAPEESRRPANSLGAAYRLLTPSVKVQLLIYFMLKYAMEILLSESSVISSYYFGWTTSEVSIFLASLGLTVLPINIVVGSYISNMYEDRQILLASEIVVFLGILFSFQFIVPYSVPQYVCSGLIMFVAAEVLEGVNLSLLSRVMSSRLSRGTYNGGLLSTEAGTFARVIADATITIGGYFGESNLLNLTLIPSLVICIGSIVATCCTYNSLY